In one Candidatus Sericytochromatia bacterium genomic region, the following are encoded:
- the pncA gene encoding bifunctional nicotinamidase/pyrazinamidase, protein MGKSALILVDIQLDFCPGGALAVREGDAVVPVANALQLRHDLVVATQDWHPADHGSFASQHVGRTPGECIDLHGLTQVLWPDHCVQGTPGAAFHPALETSRIARVFQKGTDPTVDSYSGFYDNGRRNDTGLAGWLREQGVSAVTVVGLATDYCVKWTALDARGEGFETTVEVAACRGVLLQPGDVAQALDELHTAGVRVLSPSSTA, encoded by the coding sequence ATGGGAAAATCCGCCTTGATCCTGGTCGACATCCAGCTGGACTTCTGCCCTGGCGGCGCCCTGGCCGTACGAGAAGGGGACGCGGTCGTGCCCGTGGCCAACGCGCTCCAGCTGCGCCACGACCTCGTGGTGGCGACCCAGGACTGGCACCCGGCCGACCACGGCAGCTTCGCCAGCCAGCACGTCGGCCGCACGCCGGGGGAATGCATCGACCTGCATGGGCTCACGCAGGTGTTGTGGCCCGACCATTGCGTGCAAGGCACGCCCGGTGCGGCCTTTCACCCGGCCCTCGAGACCAGCCGCATCGCCCGGGTCTTTCAAAAGGGCACCGATCCCACGGTCGACTCTTACAGCGGCTTCTACGACAACGGCCGACGAAACGACACGGGCCTGGCCGGCTGGTTGCGGGAGCAGGGCGTCTCGGCCGTGACGGTGGTGGGCCTGGCCACCGATTATTGCGTGAAATGGACGGCCCTGGACGCGCGGGGGGAAGGCTTCGAGACCACGGTGGAGGTGGCCGCCTGCCGGGGCGTGCTGCTCCAACCCGGTGACGTGGCCCAGGCACTCGACGAGTTGCACACGGCCGGCGTGCGGGTGCTGAGCCCCTCGTCCACGGCCTGA
- the nadE gene encoding NAD(+) synthase, translating into MTVLRVGAACLNQTPLDWSGNQRRIREAIAEARAQGVSLLCLPELCITGYGCEDAFHAPGVQETALAVLRDLLPDTQGMVVSFGLPLVHRNAIFNAACLVADGRILGFVAKKHLAGDGLHYEPRWFKPWPTGVRSTLTVDGAAYPLGDLAFDLGGVKLGFEICEDAWVAKRPGAELAQHGVDLILNPSASHFAFGKAEIRRRFVLEGSRAFSVGYLYANLVGCEAGRVIYDGGALIASAGQLLAQGPRFSFRDVQVTTAWLDLEAPRLTQRRSASFRPALGAEAEAYFVADDFCFPACAALPLPEAPPVAAWEQSPRLKDEELARAVSLGLFDYMRKSRSRGFVLSLSGGADSAACAVLVHLMALFGLAELGQAGLVAKLPHLPQLAALPAEAEAFTSALLTCVYQATRHSGAVTREAAQAVAHAVGARFHHFDVEALVEGYQALVASALGRPLDWATDDAALQNIQARVRAPGVWMLANLAGALLLSTSNRSEAAVGYATMDGDTAGGLCPIGGLDKASLRTWLARLETDGLEGVPPFPALGLVNRQAPTAELRPAERHQTDEADLMPYEVLDAIERAAIRDKKMPLAAYQVVCAQFQAHAPLARWSAAQLGAWVTRFFRLWSQNQWKRERYAPSFHLDDENLDPKTWCRFPILSGGFERELSELQAALESTIERPQAPA; encoded by the coding sequence ATGACGGTGCTGCGGGTGGGAGCGGCCTGCCTCAATCAGACGCCGCTGGACTGGTCGGGCAATCAGCGCCGCATCCGTGAGGCGATCGCCGAAGCCCGCGCCCAGGGCGTCTCGCTGCTGTGCCTGCCGGAGCTGTGCATCACGGGTTACGGGTGCGAGGACGCCTTCCATGCCCCGGGCGTGCAGGAGACGGCGCTGGCCGTGTTGCGAGACCTGCTGCCCGACACGCAGGGCATGGTCGTCAGCTTCGGCCTGCCGCTGGTCCACCGCAACGCCATCTTCAACGCCGCCTGCCTGGTGGCCGACGGGCGAATCTTGGGCTTTGTCGCCAAGAAGCACCTGGCCGGCGACGGGCTGCACTACGAACCACGCTGGTTCAAGCCCTGGCCGACCGGCGTGCGCAGCACCCTGACGGTGGATGGGGCCGCCTACCCGCTGGGCGACCTCGCCTTCGACCTGGGGGGCGTCAAGCTGGGCTTTGAGATCTGCGAGGACGCCTGGGTGGCCAAGCGCCCCGGCGCCGAGCTCGCGCAGCACGGCGTCGACCTGATCCTGAATCCCTCGGCCAGCCATTTTGCCTTCGGCAAGGCTGAGATCCGGCGCCGCTTCGTGCTGGAGGGCTCGCGCGCGTTTTCCGTCGGCTACCTCTACGCCAACCTGGTCGGCTGCGAGGCCGGGCGCGTGATCTACGACGGGGGCGCCTTGATTGCCTCGGCCGGCCAGCTGCTGGCGCAGGGGCCGCGTTTCAGCTTCCGCGACGTGCAGGTGACCACCGCCTGGCTCGACCTGGAGGCCCCTCGCCTGACACAACGCCGCAGCGCCAGCTTCCGCCCCGCGCTGGGGGCGGAGGCGGAGGCCTACTTCGTGGCGGATGACTTCTGCTTTCCCGCGTGCGCCGCGCTGCCCCTGCCGGAGGCCCCGCCGGTGGCCGCCTGGGAACAAAGCCCGCGGCTGAAAGACGAGGAGCTGGCTCGCGCCGTGAGCCTCGGCCTGTTCGACTACATGCGCAAGAGCCGTTCGCGCGGCTTCGTGCTGTCGCTCTCGGGCGGCGCCGACTCGGCGGCCTGCGCCGTGCTGGTGCACCTGATGGCGCTGTTCGGGCTGGCAGAGCTGGGCCAGGCCGGCCTGGTGGCCAAGCTGCCGCACCTGCCGCAACTGGCAGCCTTGCCGGCCGAGGCCGAGGCCTTCACCTCGGCCCTGCTGACGTGCGTGTACCAGGCCACCCGCCACAGCGGCGCGGTGACCCGGGAAGCGGCCCAGGCGGTGGCCCATGCCGTCGGCGCCCGCTTCCACCATTTCGACGTGGAGGCCCTGGTCGAAGGCTACCAGGCGCTGGTTGCCTCGGCGCTGGGGCGTCCCCTGGACTGGGCCACCGACGACGCCGCGCTGCAAAACATCCAGGCCCGCGTGCGGGCGCCGGGCGTCTGGATGCTGGCCAACCTTGCCGGCGCGCTGCTGCTCAGCACCAGCAATCGTTCCGAAGCGGCGGTGGGCTACGCCACCATGGACGGCGACACGGCCGGCGGCCTGTGCCCGATCGGGGGGCTCGACAAGGCCAGCCTGCGAACCTGGCTGGCACGCCTGGAAACGGACGGCCTGGAAGGCGTTCCCCCGTTCCCGGCGCTGGGGCTGGTCAACCGCCAGGCCCCCACGGCCGAGCTGCGGCCGGCGGAACGCCACCAGACCGACGAGGCCGACCTGATGCCGTACGAGGTGCTGGATGCGATCGAACGGGCCGCGATTCGCGACAAGAAAATGCCGCTGGCGGCCTACCAGGTGGTCTGCGCGCAGTTCCAGGCCCACGCGCCCCTCGCGCGCTGGTCCGCCGCCCAGCTGGGCGCGTGGGTCACGCGATTTTTCCGGCTGTGGAGCCAGAACCAGTGGAAGCGGGAGCGCTACGCGCCCAGCTTCCACCTCGACGATGAGAACCTGGACCCCAAAACCTGGTGCCGCTTTCCGATTCTGAGCGGCGGGTTCGAACGTGAACTGAGCGAACTTCAAGCCGCGCTCGAATCGACCATCGAACGCCCTCAGGCCCCGGCCTGA
- a CDS encoding nicotinate phosphoribosyltransferase, which yields MSGSNPSVVVPYGQSLALLTDLYQLTMAYGYWKEGIDRQEAVFHLYFRKHPFQGGYTIAAGLAEAIAWLEAFHFSADDLAYLGTLTGADGRLLFERAFLDELAAMRFSCDIDAVPEGTVVFPNQPLLRVQGPLAQCQLLETALLNLINFQSLVATKAARVCHAAQGEAVLEFGLRRAQGIDGGLAASRAAYVGGVAATSNVLAGKLYGIPVRGTHAHSWIMSFADEQTAFEAYAEAMPNNCVFLVDTYDTLEGVRRACQVGHALRARGHDLLGVRLDSGDLAYLSIEARRILDEAGFPQATIVASNDLNEHLIRSLKEQGARINVWGVGTQLATAYDQPALGGVYKLSAIRPPGGAWQYKVKLSENASKISTPGVLQVRRFTQGGEAIADALYDVSRDVPDGELVIVDPAEITHQKRIAAGTPYSDLLQPIFRAGARVYDPPPLAEVRAHAQRQLGMFHEGIKRFDHPHAYPAGVEKSLYDFKLDLVLAAKGVKP from the coding sequence ATGTCCGGCTCGAATCCCTCTGTGGTGGTCCCCTACGGCCAGTCGCTGGCGTTGCTGACGGACCTGTACCAGCTCACCATGGCCTATGGCTACTGGAAAGAGGGCATCGACCGCCAGGAAGCGGTCTTTCACCTGTACTTCCGCAAGCATCCCTTTCAGGGCGGCTACACGATTGCGGCGGGCCTGGCCGAGGCGATCGCCTGGCTGGAGGCCTTTCATTTCAGCGCGGACGACCTGGCCTACCTGGGCACGCTGACCGGCGCCGACGGTCGCTTGCTGTTCGAGCGGGCCTTCCTCGACGAGCTGGCCGCCATGCGCTTCAGCTGCGACATCGACGCCGTGCCCGAGGGCACCGTGGTCTTCCCCAACCAGCCGCTGCTGCGGGTGCAGGGACCGCTGGCGCAGTGCCAGCTGCTCGAAACAGCCCTGCTCAACCTGATCAACTTCCAGAGCCTGGTGGCCACCAAGGCCGCGCGCGTCTGTCACGCGGCCCAGGGCGAGGCGGTGCTGGAATTCGGCCTGCGCCGGGCCCAGGGCATCGACGGCGGGCTGGCCGCCTCGCGCGCGGCCTACGTGGGCGGCGTGGCCGCGACCAGCAACGTGCTGGCCGGCAAGCTCTACGGCATCCCGGTGCGCGGCACCCACGCGCACAGCTGGATCATGAGCTTCGCGGACGAGCAGACGGCCTTCGAGGCTTACGCCGAGGCCATGCCCAACAACTGCGTCTTCCTGGTCGACACCTACGACACGCTGGAAGGCGTGCGGCGGGCCTGCCAGGTCGGCCACGCCTTGCGCGCGCGCGGGCACGACCTGCTCGGCGTGCGCCTCGACAGCGGCGACCTGGCCTACCTGAGCATCGAAGCGCGGCGCATCCTGGATGAGGCCGGCTTTCCGCAGGCCACGATCGTGGCCTCCAATGACCTCAACGAGCACCTGATCCGCTCGCTGAAGGAACAAGGGGCCCGCATCAACGTCTGGGGCGTGGGCACCCAGCTGGCGACGGCCTACGACCAGCCGGCGCTCGGTGGGGTCTACAAGCTCTCGGCCATCCGCCCGCCGGGCGGCGCCTGGCAGTACAAGGTCAAGCTGTCGGAGAACGCCAGCAAGATCAGCACGCCGGGGGTGCTGCAGGTGCGGCGCTTCACGCAAGGCGGCGAGGCGATCGCCGACGCCCTGTACGACGTCTCGCGGGACGTGCCGGACGGTGAGCTGGTGATCGTGGACCCGGCCGAGATCACGCACCAGAAACGCATTGCCGCGGGCACGCCCTACAGCGACCTGCTCCAGCCGATTTTCCGGGCCGGCGCGCGAGTTTACGATCCACCGCCGCTGGCCGAAGTGCGGGCCCACGCCCAGCGTCAGCTGGGCATGTTCCATGAGGGCATCAAGCGCTTCGACCACCCGCACGCCTACCCGGCCGGCGTGGAAAAGTCGCTCTACGACTTCAAGCTCGACCTGGTGCTGGCGGCCAAGGGGGTCAAGCCATGA